In Peromyscus maniculatus bairdii isolate BWxNUB_F1_BW_parent chromosome 9, HU_Pman_BW_mat_3.1, whole genome shotgun sequence, one genomic interval encodes:
- the Clu gene encoding clusterin, whose protein sequence is MKILLLCVGLLLAGDNGMVLGEQEVSDNELQEMSTQGSKYINKEIQNAVQGVKQIKTLIEKTNAERKLLLDNLEEAKKKKEDALDDTRDSEMKLKAFPEVCNETMMALWEECKPCLKQTCMKFYARVCRSGSGLVGRQLEEFLNQSSPFYFWMNGDRIDSLMESDRQQSQALDAMQDSFTRASGIMDTLFQDRFFTHEPQDTHFFSPFGFPHRRPHFLYPKSRLVRSLMPLSHYGPLSFQNMFQPFFEMIHQAQQAMDVQFHSPAFQFPDVDFIREGEDDRTVCKEIRHNSTGCLKMKGQCEKCREILSVDCSANNPAQAHLRQELNDSLEVAELLTKRYNELLHSLQSKMLNTSSLLEQLNEQFNWLSQLANLTQGEDQYYLRVSTVTTHSSDSEVPSRVTEVVVKLFDSDPITVVLPEEFSRDNPKFMDTVAEKALQEYRKKSRAE, encoded by the exons aaaTGTCCACTCAAGGGAGTAAGTACATTAACAAGGAAATTCAAAACGCCGTCCAGGGAGTGAAGCAGATCAAGACTCTCATCGAAAAAACCAACGCGGAGCGCAAGTTACTGCTCGACAATTTAGAGGAagccaagaagaagaaggag GATGCTCTCGATGACACCAGGGATTCTGAAATGAAACTGAAGGCATTCCCGGAAGTGTGCAACGAGACCATGATGGCCCTATGGGAAGAGTGTAAGCCCTGCCTGAAGCAGACCTGTATGAAGTTCTACGCCCGTGTCTGCAGAAGCGGCTCTGGTCTCGTTGGCCGCCAG CTGGAGGAGTTTCTGAACCAGAGTTCGCCTTTCTACTTCTGGATGAACGGCGACCGCATTGACTCCCTGATGGAGAGTGACCGGCAGCAGAGTCAAGCCCTAGACGCCATGCAGGACAGCTTTACCCGGGCGTCTGGCATCATGGACACGCTCTTCCAGGACCGGTTCTTCACCCACGAGCCCCAGGACACCCACTTCTTCTCACCCTTCGGCTTCCCACACAGGAGGCCTCACTTCTTATATCCCAAGTCCCGCCTGGTCCGCAGCCTCATGCCTCTCTCCCACTATGGGCCCCTGAGCTTCCAAAACATGTTCCAGCCTTTCTTCGAGATGATACACCAGGCTCAACAGGCCATGGATGTCCAGTTCCACAGCCCAGCCTTCCAGTTCCCGGACGTGGATTTCATAAGAG AAGGTGAAGATGACCGTACAGTGTGCAAGGAGATCCGCCACAACTCCACAGGGTGCCTGAAGATGAAGGGCCAGTGTGAGAAATGCCGGGAGATCTTGTCTGTGG ACTGTTCGGCCAACAACCCTGCGCAGGCTCACCTGCGCCAGGAGCTGAACGACTCCCTCGAGGTGGCCGAGCTGTTGACGAAGCGGTACAACGAGCTGCTTCATTCCCTCCAGAGCAAGATGCTCAACACCTCATCCCTGCTGGAGCAGCTGAATGAGCAGTTCAACTGGTTGTCCCAGCTGGCTAACCTCACACAGGGCGAGGACCAGTATTACCTTCGGGTCTCCACC GTGACAACCCACTCTTCGGATTCAGAAGTCCCCTCCCGTGTCACTGAGGTCGTGGTGAAGCTGTTTGACTCTGACCCCATCACAGTGGTGTTACCAGAAGAATTCTCTAGGGATAACCCCAAATTTATGGACACAGTGGCAGAGAAAGCGCTGCAGGAATACCGCAAGAAAAGCCG agcggAATGA